In Feifania hominis, the following are encoded in one genomic region:
- the scpB gene encoding SMC-Scp complex subunit ScpB, whose protein sequence is MDKYEAKCIIEGILFASGEPIELERIANALEMDKKEVDKLIGELTDTYNFDRRGIKILKLETAYQMATRPEYIDYIRTALDTRRDASLSKAALEVLAIAAYNQPVTRGYIEQVRGVSSDVVINNLIDKGLLREVGRLDVPGRPRVFGTTPEFLRVFALSSLRDMPEFEQQDLEQMDLLLPSDAASEQELEQYKHTLAAASEAQEGGENSLTRPMAQAGLD, encoded by the coding sequence ATGGACAAGTATGAGGCAAAGTGCATCATCGAGGGGATCCTGTTCGCCTCCGGCGAGCCGATTGAGCTCGAGCGCATTGCAAACGCCCTTGAGATGGATAAAAAAGAGGTGGACAAGCTCATTGGAGAGCTGACGGACACCTACAACTTCGACCGGCGGGGCATCAAGATTTTAAAGCTTGAGACGGCCTATCAGATGGCGACCCGCCCCGAGTACATCGACTATATCCGCACGGCGCTCGACACGCGGCGCGATGCGTCGCTCTCCAAGGCGGCGCTTGAGGTGCTCGCGATTGCGGCCTACAACCAGCCCGTGACGCGCGGCTATATCGAACAGGTACGCGGCGTGTCAAGCGATGTGGTCATCAATAACCTCATCGACAAGGGACTGCTGCGGGAGGTCGGGCGGCTCGATGTTCCGGGCAGACCTCGTGTCTTTGGCACAACGCCGGAGTTTCTTCGGGTGTTTGCGCTGTCATCGCTGCGGGATATGCCCGAATTTGAGCAGCAGGATCTCGAGCAGATGGATTTGCTTCTGCCCTCCGATGCCGCAAGCGAGCAGGAGCTCGAGCAGTACAAGCACACTCTTGCGGCGGCTTCCGAAGCACAGGAGGGCGGGGAGAATAGCCTGACTCGCCCCATGGCACAGGCGGGGCTTGACTGA
- a CDS encoding DUF5685 family protein translates to MFGYVVAQKSELRMCEYDVYQSHYCGICKQLGKEFGYFSNFSLSYDTVFLAVLGAALDEAEKPLCVRRCKANPLKKKACVVETPAVHYAANIHVLLTYHKLVDDKLDERGVKRLLARLYLVFMGRARKKALREYGDIDARIAADLRELDEAIATPGAPLDQYADSFAKVLRDCFVPLSEDDGDRRALAQLGYHMGRWIYLIDAFDDLEQDVQTGAFNPLLRYYDFVKGENIIDFKQRIMSNITVALTDSLAFASSAYELLNLKWYKGILDNILYRGLPERQKSILTKKVESTR, encoded by the coding sequence GTGTTCGGCTATGTTGTGGCCCAGAAAAGCGAGCTTCGCATGTGCGAATACGACGTCTACCAGAGTCATTACTGCGGAATCTGTAAGCAGCTCGGAAAGGAGTTCGGCTACTTTTCCAATTTTTCGCTGAGCTATGACACGGTCTTTCTCGCGGTGCTCGGCGCGGCGCTGGACGAAGCGGAAAAGCCGCTGTGCGTCAGACGGTGCAAGGCGAATCCCCTGAAGAAGAAAGCCTGTGTCGTTGAGACGCCTGCGGTGCACTACGCCGCCAATATTCATGTTTTATTAACATACCACAAGCTGGTTGATGATAAACTGGACGAAAGGGGAGTCAAGCGGCTGCTCGCGCGGCTCTATCTCGTTTTCATGGGCCGCGCGCGAAAAAAGGCGCTGCGGGAATACGGGGACATTGACGCTCGAATTGCGGCAGATCTGCGGGAACTCGACGAGGCCATCGCGACACCTGGTGCGCCACTTGACCAGTATGCCGACAGCTTCGCAAAGGTGCTGCGCGACTGCTTTGTCCCTCTCTCGGAGGATGACGGCGACCGGCGCGCTCTCGCCCAACTCGGCTATCACATGGGCCGCTGGATCTATTTGATCGACGCGTTTGACGATTTGGAACAGGATGTGCAGACCGGGGCGTTCAACCCCCTGCTCCGGTATTACGATTTTGTTAAGGGGGAAAATATCATTGACTTTAAACAGAGAATCATGTCTAATATAACTGTGGCGCTGACCGACAGCCTGGCCTTTGCCAGCAGCGCCTACGAGCTTCTGAATCTCAAGTGGTACAAGGGAATCCTTGATAATATACTGTACCGTGGCTTACCTGAGAGACAAAAATCTATATTGACAAAGAAAGTTGAATCGACAAGATGA
- a CDS encoding DnaJ domain-containing protein, whose product MNDPYKVLGVSPTASDEEIKKAYRELARKYHPDNYKDNPLADLAETKMKEINEAYDTIQKERSGAGRQQTYQSGGYGGYSSGGYGSGGYQAVEYQPSPRYRSVFNLLQRQAYQQAEVELNNMPAPRDAEWHFLMGNVMAGKGWIEQARNELNQACSMDPSNPAYAQALNMLNYNAGRYSSQGGGVYGPYATGGMSSCDCCASMMLANLCCDCMRC is encoded by the coding sequence ATGAATGATCCTTACAAAGTGCTCGGTGTCTCCCCAACGGCCTCCGATGAAGAGATCAAAAAGGCCTACCGGGAACTGGCGCGCAAGTACCACCCTGACAATTACAAAGACAATCCGCTGGCTGACCTCGCCGAGACCAAGATGAAAGAGATCAACGAGGCCTATGATACCATCCAGAAAGAGCGCAGCGGCGCAGGCCGTCAGCAGACCTATCAGAGCGGCGGCTACGGCGGTTACAGCAGCGGCGGCTATGGCTCCGGCGGCTACCAGGCGGTTGAATATCAGCCGAGTCCGCGCTATCGAAGCGTCTTCAACCTGCTGCAGCGGCAGGCCTACCAGCAGGCCGAGGTGGAACTCAACAATATGCCCGCGCCAAGAGACGCCGAATGGCATTTTCTCATGGGCAATGTCATGGCTGGCAAGGGGTGGATCGAACAGGCCAGAAACGAGCTGAACCAGGCCTGCTCCATGGACCCCTCCAATCCCGCCTACGCGCAGGCGCTCAACATGCTCAACTACAATGCCGGGCGCTATTCGAGCCAGGGCGGCGGCGTATACGGGCCCTATGCCACGGGCGGTATGTCGAGCTGTGACTGCTGCGCGAGCATGATGTTGGCGAACCTCTGCTGCGACTGCATGCGGTGCTGA
- a CDS encoding DUF2953 domain-containing protein yields the protein MTALIVIAVIALLFAALLSLRIRVRIRYDGTLFVGVQILRFRIPILPAEQAPKQEQQAENEVQHDAERELQAVEKGALSAREVLELMRTLVPVAWRGLVKKIVFPVFRLYIKVAAGDAAQAAIQFGGLNALLYPLVALLGETFTLRERDLRLSVDFTASHYRVYFETEFYLRIWRILVTALVMLVKYLALRRRQKRQRVKAV from the coding sequence TTGACGGCGCTGATTGTCATCGCAGTGATTGCGCTGCTGTTTGCGGCGCTGCTCAGTCTGCGCATTCGGGTTCGCATCCGCTATGACGGCACTCTCTTTGTCGGCGTGCAGATTCTCCGGTTTCGCATACCGATACTTCCGGCAGAGCAGGCGCCGAAGCAGGAGCAGCAGGCCGAAAACGAGGTGCAGCATGATGCCGAGCGAGAGCTTCAGGCGGTGGAAAAGGGAGCCTTAAGCGCGCGTGAGGTGCTTGAACTTATGCGTACCTTGGTGCCGGTGGCCTGGCGCGGGCTTGTCAAGAAGATTGTCTTTCCCGTTTTTCGCCTCTATATCAAAGTGGCGGCGGGTGACGCCGCACAGGCGGCAATCCAGTTTGGAGGGCTGAACGCCCTGCTCTACCCCCTGGTGGCGCTGCTCGGCGAAACGTTCACGCTGCGCGAAAGGGATCTGCGCCTGAGCGTTGATTTTACAGCTTCACATTACCGGGTATATTTTGAAACCGAATTTTATCTGCGTATCTGGCGCATACTAGTCACAGCGCTGGTTATGCTGGTGAAATACTTAGCACTGAGAAGAAGACAAAAAAGACAAAGAGTAAAGGCGGTGTAA
- a CDS encoding segregation and condensation protein A: MWRLEKISYKFEVFEGPLDLLLHLIDKNKLNICDIPIADLLEQYMEYVNAYQQMDLDNVSEFMVIASDLLYIKSKMLLPKSEEEMEEDPRESLVNLLLDYKKYKEISLQLAESREKIGLRTLVREPTPITFDNTYHKHHDIGELLAAYKNVARKSARRIPPTIRSFSGIVSTHVVSVFSRVLYVLRTLKKKSRVAYRSLFASDDSRSERVATFLALLELIKSKRICVEGEEEKLEVILTQGGETNGQV; the protein is encoded by the coding sequence ATGTGGCGCTTGGAAAAGATCAGCTATAAGTTCGAGGTGTTTGAGGGGCCGCTTGACCTGCTGCTGCACCTGATTGACAAAAACAAATTGAATATCTGTGACATTCCAATCGCCGATCTGCTCGAGCAGTATATGGAGTATGTCAACGCCTATCAGCAGATGGACCTTGACAACGTCAGCGAGTTTATGGTCATAGCCTCCGATCTGCTCTACATCAAATCGAAGATGCTTCTGCCGAAGAGCGAAGAGGAGATGGAGGAGGACCCGCGCGAGTCACTGGTCAACCTGCTTCTCGACTACAAAAAGTACAAGGAAATCTCGCTGCAGCTCGCTGAGAGCCGCGAGAAAATCGGGCTTCGGACCCTGGTGCGCGAACCGACGCCGATCACGTTTGACAATACATACCACAAGCACCACGACATAGGCGAGCTGCTCGCGGCCTACAAAAATGTGGCACGCAAGAGCGCGCGGCGAATTCCGCCGACCATTCGGTCTTTCTCCGGAATTGTCAGCACCCATGTGGTATCGGTCTTTTCACGTGTGCTCTATGTGCTGCGCACACTCAAGAAAAAGTCTCGCGTCGCCTATCGAAGTCTCTTTGCAAGCGACGATTCCCGCTCGGAGCGGGTTGCAACTTTTCTGGCTCTGCTCGAGCTGATCAAGTCCAAGCGCATCTGTGTGGAGGGCGAAGAGGAAAAGTTGGAAGTGATACTGACGCAGGGTGGGGAAACAAATGGACAAGTATGA
- a CDS encoding site-2 protease family protein: protein MRNLLLQIIDAMIYTVPIVLISLTFHEVAHGFVAYRLGDPTAKNQGRLTLNPMRHLDPIGTISMILFRFGWAKPVPINPYYFKHRKRDIALVSIAGPAINLILGFFGILMFHICIRVPFLARIDYVINFFQIFAILNVGLAVFNLIPFPPLDGSKILGIILPDKIYYKVLNYEVYGQIFLFIALYFGWLSRPLSVARGFVISGMENLILKIMP from the coding sequence TTGCGTAATTTACTGCTTCAAATCATCGACGCGATGATCTACACGGTGCCGATCGTTTTGATATCGTTGACCTTTCACGAGGTGGCGCACGGCTTTGTGGCCTACAGGCTCGGCGATCCGACGGCAAAGAATCAGGGCCGTCTGACTCTCAACCCCATGCGCCATCTCGATCCCATCGGGACCATCAGCATGATCCTCTTCCGGTTTGGCTGGGCGAAGCCTGTGCCCATCAATCCATACTACTTCAAGCACCGAAAACGGGATATTGCGCTGGTCTCCATCGCGGGACCGGCGATAAACCTGATACTCGGCTTCTTTGGTATTTTGATGTTTCACATCTGCATCCGGGTGCCGTTTTTGGCGCGCATCGACTATGTCATCAACTTTTTTCAGATCTTCGCCATTTTGAATGTGGGTCTTGCGGTGTTCAATTTGATTCCGTTCCCGCCGCTGGACGGCTCGAAGATACTCGGCATCATCCTGCCGGACAAGATCTACTACAAAGTACTGAACTACGAGGTCTACGGGCAGATTTTTCTGTTCATCGCCCTGTATTTCGGCTGGCTCTCAAGACCGCTGAGTGTGGCGAGAGGATTTGTGATCTCGGGAATGGAAAATCTGATTCTGAAAATCATGCCGTAA
- a CDS encoding aminopeptidase: MTEKKTAGEQLAKTLFDTPENAYEALSEQEIDTVYAFSEGYRAFLNACKTEREAVVWFEKAAKEKGFTEFDRRATYHAGDKVYKTVAKKAIYLFVFGERTIDHGVKLAAAHIDAPRLDLKPRPFFEEEGVAFAKSHYYGGIKKYQWTAIPLALHGVVVRRDGTCVDVVIGENETDPVFTVTDLLPHLAKDQMTKNMAEGISGEALNVLIGSRPFLDDKASNRVKLNILKILNERYGVTERDFLSAELEIVPAFAARDVGLDRSFVGAYGQDDRVCAYGAAMGLLEVERPTFCTMCALVDKEETGSEGLTGMQSHTLQYLFSDIAAMQGVSLTAAYENSECFSADVTAAYDSNYPEVYEKQNSVFVNRGVGVAKYVGSRGKSGTSDANAEFFAKVASLLDENRVLWQVGELGKIDAGGGGTVAMYLANLGIETIDIGVPVLSMHAPFEVVSKTDVYMLKQACRAFFGQK, translated from the coding sequence ATGACCGAAAAGAAAACGGCGGGCGAGCAGCTCGCAAAGACACTGTTTGACACTCCGGAAAATGCTTATGAGGCGCTTTCGGAGCAGGAGATTGACACCGTATACGCATTCAGCGAGGGCTACCGCGCTTTTTTAAACGCCTGCAAGACAGAGCGCGAGGCTGTTGTCTGGTTTGAAAAAGCTGCAAAGGAAAAAGGCTTTACAGAGTTTGACCGCCGCGCTACCTACCACGCAGGTGATAAGGTCTACAAAACGGTGGCAAAAAAGGCGATTTACCTGTTTGTCTTCGGCGAACGTACGATTGACCACGGCGTCAAACTGGCGGCGGCGCACATCGACGCGCCGCGGCTCGATTTAAAGCCCCGCCCGTTCTTTGAGGAGGAGGGAGTCGCCTTTGCCAAGAGCCACTACTACGGCGGCATCAAAAAATATCAGTGGACGGCCATTCCTCTGGCGCTTCACGGTGTGGTGGTCCGCCGCGACGGCACCTGTGTCGATGTGGTGATCGGGGAGAACGAGACAGATCCCGTGTTCACTGTGACCGATCTGCTGCCGCATCTGGCAAAGGATCAGATGACAAAGAACATGGCCGAGGGCATCTCCGGCGAGGCACTCAACGTACTCATCGGCAGCCGTCCTTTCCTCGACGACAAGGCCTCGAACCGGGTTAAGCTGAACATTCTGAAGATTCTAAACGAGCGCTACGGCGTGACCGAGCGCGATTTTCTCAGCGCGGAACTCGAGATTGTGCCGGCCTTTGCCGCGCGCGATGTGGGGCTCGACCGCAGCTTTGTCGGCGCCTATGGCCAGGATGACCGGGTGTGCGCCTACGGGGCGGCAATGGGGCTGCTCGAGGTGGAGCGTCCGACTTTCTGCACCATGTGCGCTCTGGTTGACAAGGAGGAGACGGGCAGCGAGGGGCTCACGGGCATGCAGTCGCACACGCTTCAGTACCTCTTTTCGGACATTGCGGCGATGCAGGGCGTGTCGCTTACCGCTGCCTATGAGAACAGCGAGTGCTTCTCGGCCGACGTGACGGCGGCCTATGATTCCAATTATCCCGAGGTGTACGAGAAGCAGAACTCCGTATTCGTCAACCGCGGTGTCGGTGTTGCAAAGTATGTCGGCTCGCGCGGCAAGAGCGGCACATCGGACGCGAACGCCGAGTTTTTTGCCAAAGTGGCGTCGCTGCTCGATGAGAACCGGGTTCTCTGGCAGGTCGGGGAACTCGGCAAAATCGACGCCGGCGGCGGCGGGACGGTCGCAATGTACCTTGCAAACCTTGGCATTGAGACCATTGATATCGGTGTGCCGGTGCTCTCGATGCACGCTCCGTTTGAGGTGGTGTCCAAGACCGACGTCTATATGCTCAAGCAGGCCTGCCGTGCTTTTTTTGGACAGAAATAA
- the ytfJ gene encoding GerW family sporulation protein, translating to MSEHPIQGLMSTAMSNIKEMVDVNTIIGEPIIAADGTTIIPVSKVSFGFGTGGSDWPPKSPAEAAGEKAFGGGSGAGISINPIAFLVINNGCVKLLQINSNTSAVDSIISLVPEMVDKVSGMVKKEKKSPVEE from the coding sequence ATGTCTGAGCATCCCATTCAGGGCCTGATGTCCACGGCAATGAGCAACATCAAAGAGATGGTGGACGTCAACACCATCATCGGCGAGCCGATTATTGCGGCCGACGGTACCACCATTATCCCGGTTTCCAAGGTCAGCTTCGGCTTTGGTACCGGCGGCTCCGACTGGCCCCCGAAATCTCCGGCAGAGGCGGCGGGCGAGAAGGCGTTTGGCGGCGGCAGCGGCGCGGGCATCTCGATCAACCCGATTGCATTTCTGGTGATCAACAACGGCTGTGTCAAACTGCTCCAGATCAACTCCAACACCTCGGCGGTCGACAGCATCATCTCCCTGGTTCCCGAGATGGTCGACAAGGTGTCGGGCATGGTCAAAAAGGAAAAGAAATCCCCCGTGGAAGAATAA